In Haloarcula salinisoli, a genomic segment contains:
- a CDS encoding transcription initiation factor IIB has product MTDARHDRGLSTKIGYGTGIEVSGSKQRQFARLRRQHNRARFPSKRERNKVYAYTDIRQSTSALELPDSVRDQACALFDSAQSADLLYGRSIEGFAAAVVYAVCRMQSLARTRSEVVSASSATIDELNAAYDAMNRELGLPVGPIDPREYLARYASSLDLGIAVENSAQEKVGALRDAHLIGGKNPRGVAAACLYQAAQDVSVGVTQEALTEVADISRLTIRSTLSDLESLGADD; this is encoded by the coding sequence ATGACGGACGCGCGCCACGACAGGGGTCTCTCGACGAAAATCGGGTATGGCACGGGCATCGAGGTGTCCGGTTCCAAACAGCGACAGTTCGCCCGGCTTCGCCGCCAGCACAACCGTGCGCGTTTCCCGTCGAAGCGCGAGCGGAACAAAGTGTACGCGTACACGGATATCAGACAGTCGACATCGGCCCTCGAGCTCCCGGACTCGGTTCGTGACCAGGCCTGTGCGCTGTTCGATTCCGCGCAGTCTGCCGACCTGTTGTACGGACGCTCCATCGAGGGGTTCGCCGCTGCGGTAGTGTACGCTGTCTGCCGAATGCAGTCGCTCGCTCGCACCAGGTCCGAGGTGGTGTCGGCTTCCTCCGCGACGATAGACGAACTCAACGCTGCATACGACGCGATGAACAGGGAACTCGGGTTACCGGTCGGTCCGATAGACCCCAGAGAGTATCTGGCGCGGTACGCGTCCTCCCTGGATCTGGGCATCGCCGTCGAAAACAGCGCTCAGGAGAAAGTCGGCGCGCTCAGGGACGCCCATCTCATCGGTGGGAAAAACCCCCGCGGCGTCGCCGCAGCGTGTCTCTATCAGGCCGCCCAGGATGTGAGCGTCGGTGTCACACAGGAGGCGCTGACTGAGGTCGCAGATATCTCCCGTCTGACTATCCGGTCGACGCTTTCGGACCTCGAGTCGCTCGGCGCGGACGATTGA
- a CDS encoding DUF7125 family protein, translated as MIAIAGAKGGCGKTTTTLGLARAFDRDGRPSFVIDGDQQLPNVHVAAGVDRDPTVAALQDGDDTSEVAQPLPDAARAGVLTAPQDPDLVDLASLLDRVPTGVESFVDCPAGAGPDAAEPISAADVVVIVTTGTERSLTSAAKTADMARELDTPVAGAVVNKCDEVPLAFQSTFDVPLLGRVPPCQSPQQDHRARAAYDHIAAELLSRLEAPPAPPEFQQIRLPLGLETVDRELGGGIPAGSVVAFSADPGAPSELLLHATTRARGTLYLTVDQSCEEIRAALSDSVVQTGDPTIRKLEGPSMLADAKALLRRLPSQVNVIVDTMDRLEQHDQEAYRDFLGTLSDAVATTDSIALLHTLDRSPTPRNRVTTERFADLVLRVDREQSGSATSYRFSVPKTEADEMITPSDGIDLTDTFSGRRSALNDD; from the coding sequence GTGATAGCTATTGCCGGCGCAAAAGGTGGGTGTGGGAAGACCACGACGACACTCGGTCTCGCGCGGGCGTTCGACAGGGACGGCCGCCCGTCGTTCGTCATCGACGGCGACCAGCAACTCCCGAACGTCCACGTCGCGGCCGGGGTCGACCGCGACCCGACCGTTGCCGCTCTGCAAGACGGTGACGATACCTCCGAGGTCGCCCAGCCACTCCCGGACGCGGCCAGGGCGGGCGTACTGACGGCGCCGCAGGACCCGGACCTGGTGGACCTGGCGTCGTTGCTCGACCGGGTTCCGACCGGAGTCGAATCGTTCGTCGACTGTCCGGCGGGAGCGGGGCCGGACGCTGCCGAGCCGATATCGGCAGCGGACGTGGTCGTCATCGTGACGACCGGGACCGAACGGAGTCTCACGTCGGCCGCAAAGACGGCCGATATGGCCCGCGAGCTCGACACGCCGGTGGCGGGCGCGGTGGTAAACAAGTGCGATGAGGTCCCCCTCGCGTTCCAATCGACGTTCGACGTTCCGTTGCTGGGGCGGGTGCCACCGTGTCAGTCGCCACAGCAGGACCATCGTGCTCGGGCTGCCTACGATCATATCGCTGCCGAATTGCTCTCCAGGCTCGAGGCACCGCCAGCGCCGCCGGAGTTCCAGCAGATACGGCTCCCGCTTGGTCTCGAAACCGTCGACAGGGAGCTGGGCGGCGGCATCCCGGCGGGGTCCGTGGTCGCCTTCAGTGCGGACCCGGGTGCGCCCTCGGAGCTGTTGTTACACGCGACCACGCGCGCCAGAGGGACGCTCTATCTCACGGTCGACCAGTCCTGTGAGGAGATCCGGGCCGCCCTGTCGGACTCGGTCGTCCAGACTGGCGACCCGACGATTCGGAAACTCGAGGGGCCGTCGATGCTCGCGGACGCGAAAGCGCTGCTCCGTCGGCTTCCGAGCCAGGTCAACGTCATCGTCGACACGATGGACCGCCTGGAGCAACACGACCAGGAAGCCTACCGTGATTTCCTGGGCACGCTGTCGGATGCAGTGGCGACCACGGACAGTATCGCGTTGTTGCACACGCTGGATCGCAGCCCGACGCCGAGAAACCGTGTGACGACCGAACGCTTCGCCGACCTCGTCCTACGTGTCGACAGGGAGCAGTCCGGGAGCGCGACCAGCTATCGGTTCTCGGTGCCAAAGACCGAGGCGGACGAGATGATAACCCCGTCGGACGGTATCGACCTGACCGATACCTTCTCCGGACGGCGGTCCGCTCTCAACGACGACTGA
- a CDS encoding DUF7286 family protein: MHEKTKEFQASFSETKSKMWATLSGVIYAKHIPERFLAPSRWEERFFEKLITDLEMREYANLLIYDSMRNVYGTTPNTNAPDIAGGCLGLFYASRFSSAASPVDVFAPEALCTQLKSKAETNSGFPTGSSISKDFQEQMVNRSRDWATSNQSGNMLTKSEFDSRAETAQGDKSFKFSRDSVGRIAFQNVTGQTLGRPGTYGSSVQGQRNRVRQRRAQNNTSNQFGIDIDSPNNALWGNQSLDDEVRDVINDTYTVGSGLDNARLSQGQLNQSSNLTVVTAGNVSVTSNTTSGTRSYDITLPVTIREDSKAGVWVKNVNFSATTRMNSTVSLNTTVDEPGVKYPNCPPTSYTTHRYPTYRNASYSSVLFCYSGNSNQQNTNSGQIESSLENNMDTNVTSAGEFETEVTNVISTSVSTQAHSPPTNRRTPFQDWLIDELNETRKAAYNATTDNTTVTELLNQSHDTFEELKINDTEADALVYNGTRVNGQYGRSGQYRTPATKSLAELRKRWVETVNWYINKTQNRTQKRIKKINSVLQTKNGPNTPDTMHEGYKSAKDNASNPFSIDGGTGNIINGSSNSNSNYQVDADPTWLSHVPNPPGSVDGATAKDEIREDTEGVHYTGLAMRKVYPLPNPGYPFIVPAPPFWVLSLNAGTYNMNGQYARFMVQPNAPENHVANTSYVRQAQPVSLSFNGVRRNVGRVEPIAFDWEMGLPLVTVGGGVLRQGSKGIGDYIGVDLNPFLDCTPTWPEVGSMPREPSRANANCADAGVYGEMAAGLLQPARFAKGNRDRKKLEQKYPDGFGTFEDKIRDRLITPMDNIKKAPAVGAGRAVDRARWGIASKNARNSPAVKALKRQVKDFDIKLEANKRYKRDYYLADGNTRGLRRFDKKGEDLKRSRGRFREQLDAEYDGLRLSKFMNLKQKTKIPDAVNPEENTGMTVTISREVAMAAAISMRQGSYDGAECPAVKYEDDIRTGCDDNQLEVEVYPSGDGHVVAIESEIRHTSRDKTLFVQARPGGSDPYFQGSSSFDKRVEGNIDYSAKQTSNTNLASLHQSGGSYEVTDQNISGTRDVSYAQEVVLGYTNVTVIEADSAGTAPMLRVNYDGYTFLIALAENGADWDHFRSKLTTDDYRAETVNVFIGTEAAQRELGDRLSPRSSVVLSSSGTPQYTCGDSTQGIYNGTQSVDMLKFRVDEEKRLFGPDQTPDTFC, translated from the coding sequence ATGCACGAGAAGACGAAGGAGTTCCAGGCCTCGTTTTCCGAGACAAAAAGCAAGATGTGGGCGACGCTGTCGGGAGTTATCTACGCGAAGCACATCCCCGAGCGATTCTTGGCTCCGTCAAGGTGGGAGGAGCGATTCTTCGAGAAGCTGATCACCGACCTGGAGATGCGTGAGTACGCCAATTTGTTAATATACGACAGTATGCGGAACGTGTACGGAACCACCCCCAATACGAACGCACCAGACATTGCTGGGGGCTGTCTGGGCCTCTTCTATGCCTCCCGTTTCAGTTCAGCGGCCTCCCCCGTCGACGTTTTCGCACCGGAAGCTCTCTGTACGCAACTGAAATCAAAGGCAGAGACAAACAGTGGGTTCCCCACGGGAAGTTCCATCTCGAAGGACTTCCAGGAACAGATGGTGAACCGAAGTAGGGACTGGGCCACTTCGAACCAGTCGGGCAATATGCTCACCAAAAGCGAGTTCGATTCCCGGGCCGAAACGGCCCAAGGGGACAAATCCTTCAAGTTCTCCCGCGACAGCGTGGGCCGGATCGCGTTCCAGAACGTGACCGGACAGACGTTAGGTAGGCCGGGCACGTACGGCAGCAGCGTCCAAGGCCAGCGAAACCGGGTGCGTCAGAGGCGGGCCCAGAACAACACGTCAAACCAGTTCGGTATCGATATCGATTCGCCCAACAACGCGCTCTGGGGTAACCAGAGCCTCGACGACGAGGTTAGAGACGTCATCAACGACACGTACACCGTCGGGTCGGGCCTGGACAACGCCCGACTGTCACAGGGACAGCTAAACCAGTCGTCGAACCTGACGGTCGTGACCGCCGGCAACGTCAGCGTCACCAGCAACACGACGTCCGGAACCAGGTCGTACGATATCACCCTCCCGGTGACGATACGCGAGGACAGCAAGGCCGGGGTCTGGGTCAAAAACGTGAACTTCAGCGCGACGACCAGGATGAATTCCACCGTCAGTCTCAACACCACCGTCGACGAGCCCGGCGTCAAGTACCCGAACTGTCCGCCAACCAGTTACACCACACACAGGTACCCGACGTACCGGAACGCCTCGTATTCGTCCGTTCTCTTCTGCTACAGCGGCAACTCGAACCAGCAGAACACGAACTCGGGCCAGATCGAATCGTCTCTCGAGAACAACATGGACACCAACGTCACCTCCGCCGGGGAGTTCGAGACCGAGGTTACCAACGTCATCAGCACCTCGGTGTCGACGCAGGCACACAGCCCACCGACGAACAGGCGGACTCCGTTCCAGGACTGGCTCATCGATGAGCTCAACGAGACCCGGAAAGCTGCATACAACGCCACGACAGACAACACCACTGTCACCGAGCTTCTCAATCAAAGCCATGACACGTTCGAGGAACTAAAGATAAACGACACAGAAGCCGATGCGCTCGTCTACAACGGCACGAGGGTCAACGGACAGTACGGACGGTCCGGACAGTACCGGACGCCGGCGACCAAGAGCCTCGCCGAACTGCGGAAGCGATGGGTCGAGACGGTAAACTGGTATATCAACAAAACACAAAATCGCACCCAAAAACGAATCAAAAAGATCAATTCGGTGCTGCAGACCAAGAACGGGCCGAACACGCCGGACACGATGCACGAAGGCTACAAGAGTGCCAAAGATAACGCCTCGAATCCGTTCAGCATAGACGGCGGGACCGGCAACATTATCAATGGTTCGTCCAACAGCAACTCGAACTATCAGGTGGACGCCGACCCCACCTGGCTCAGTCACGTCCCGAATCCGCCGGGTTCGGTCGACGGCGCGACGGCGAAAGACGAGATACGGGAAGACACCGAGGGCGTCCATTACACCGGGCTGGCGATGCGAAAGGTATACCCCCTGCCTAATCCCGGGTACCCTTTCATCGTCCCGGCTCCACCGTTTTGGGTCCTGTCGCTAAACGCGGGGACCTACAATATGAACGGACAGTACGCCCGCTTCATGGTCCAACCGAACGCCCCGGAGAACCACGTCGCCAACACCTCGTACGTCCGCCAGGCCCAGCCCGTCTCGCTGTCGTTCAACGGCGTCAGGCGCAACGTCGGCCGCGTCGAGCCCATCGCGTTCGACTGGGAGATGGGGCTCCCGCTGGTGACGGTCGGTGGGGGTGTACTAAGGCAAGGAAGCAAGGGTATCGGTGACTACATCGGCGTGGACCTGAATCCCTTCCTCGACTGCACGCCGACGTGGCCCGAAGTCGGGTCAATGCCGAGAGAGCCGAGCAGAGCGAACGCGAACTGTGCGGACGCGGGCGTGTACGGCGAGATGGCTGCCGGGTTGTTGCAGCCCGCCAGATTCGCGAAGGGCAATAGAGATCGCAAAAAGCTAGAGCAGAAATACCCAGATGGGTTCGGAACCTTTGAAGATAAGATCAGGGACCGCCTGATCACACCAATGGATAACATAAAGAAGGCGCCCGCGGTCGGGGCCGGACGGGCTGTGGACCGGGCCAGATGGGGCATCGCCTCCAAGAACGCAAGGAATAGCCCCGCGGTTAAAGCCCTCAAAAGGCAGGTGAAAGACTTCGATATCAAACTCGAGGCAAACAAGCGTTACAAACGTGATTACTACTTGGCTGATGGAAATACCAGAGGGCTCAGACGGTTCGACAAAAAAGGCGAAGATCTGAAGCGATCCCGTGGTAGGTTCCGAGAGCAGCTTGATGCTGAGTACGATGGCCTGAGACTCTCGAAATTTATGAACCTCAAGCAGAAAACGAAGATTCCCGATGCAGTCAACCCAGAGGAGAATACAGGGATGACCGTCACTATTTCGCGCGAGGTTGCCATGGCTGCCGCGATTTCGATGCGACAGGGGTCCTACGATGGCGCCGAGTGCCCCGCGGTCAAGTATGAGGACGACATCAGGACGGGCTGTGACGACAACCAGCTCGAAGTAGAGGTGTACCCGAGCGGGGACGGCCACGTCGTCGCCATCGAGAGCGAGATACGTCACACGTCCAGAGACAAGACGCTGTTCGTACAGGCCCGGCCGGGTGGGTCCGACCCGTACTTCCAGGGATCCAGCAGTTTCGACAAGCGGGTCGAGGGCAACATCGACTACTCCGCGAAGCAGACCAGTAACACCAACCTGGCGTCGCTGCACCAATCCGGCGGCTCGTACGAGGTCACCGACCAGAATATATCCGGGACCAGAGACGTCTCGTACGCACAGGAGGTGGTCCTGGGCTATACGAACGTCACCGTCATCGAAGCGGACAGCGCCGGGACGGCCCCGATGTTGCGAGTCAACTACGACGGCTACACCTTCCTCATCGCGCTGGCTGAGAACGGCGCCGACTGGGACCACTTCCGGTCGAAGCTCACGACCGACGACTACCGCGCCGAGACGGTCAACGTCTTCATCGGGACCGAGGCCGCACAGCGTGAACTCGGCGACCGACTCTCACCGCGTAGCTCGGTCGTCCTCTCGTCCAGCGGGACGCCCCAGTACACCTGTGGCGACAGCACACAGGGCATCTACAACGGAACACAGTCTGTCGACATGTTGAAGTTCCGCGTCGACGAGGAGAAGCGGCTGTTCGGCCCGGACCAGACCCCCGATACGTTCTGCTGA